One stretch of Oncorhynchus masou masou isolate Uvic2021 chromosome 9, UVic_Omas_1.1, whole genome shotgun sequence DNA includes these proteins:
- the dhrs13b.1 gene encoding dehydrogenase/reductase SDR family member 13b.1 encodes MYTYLLVGLVVGIAYIYHSVVVKGKRCKSKAKLHGKTVIVTGSNTGIGKMTALDLARRGARVILACRSKRRAEAALADIKRESGSNEVVFMQLDLGSLKSVRSFAETFLKTEPRLDLLINNAGIYMPGTTEDGLGMMFGVNHIGPFLLTNLLLDRMKECGPSRVVNVSSIGHNLGTIDFKCLSTHKELGVGNSATDVFNIYANSKLCNVLFTHELAKRLQGTNVTCYTLHPGAINSELFRNVSKVFMILMKPFLMFFFKDTVAGSQTTLHCALQEGLEPLSGCYFSNCTVRNLYAKARDNAVAKKLWEVSESLSGLSS; translated from the exons atgtaTACCTATTTGCTTGTCGGTTTGGTAGTTGGTATTGCATATATTTATCACAGTGTTGTGGTTAAAGGAAAGAGATGCAAAAGTAAAGCAAAACTGCATGGGAAAACGGTCATCGTAACTG GAAGTAACACAGGCATAGGGAAGATGACAGCGCTAGATCTGGCCAGAAGAGGTGCCAGAGTCATCCTGGCCTGCCGCAGCAAACGGAGAGCTGAGGCCGCGCTCGCTGACAtcaagagg GAGAGCGGGAGCAATGAGGTGGTGTTCATGCAGTTGGATCTGGGGAGTCTGAAGTCTGTTCGCTCCTTTGCTGAAACCTTCCTAAAGACTGAGCCCAGACTCGACCTGCTCATCAACAATGCAG GTATTTACATGCCCGGCACCACAGAGGACGGCTTGGGGATGATGTTTGGTGTCAACCACATCGGTCCCTTCCTGTTGACCAACCTGCTGTTAGACCGTATGAAGGAGTGTGGTCCGAGTCGAGTGGTCAACGTGTCATCCATCGGTCATAACCTCGGCACCATCGACTTCAAATGTTTAAGCACTCACAAGGAGTTAGGAGTTGGAAATTCTGCCACAGATGTTTTCAACATCTACGCCAACAGCAAGCTGTGTAATGTTCTCTTCACGCATGAGCTGGCCAAGAGACTGCAGGGCACAAATGTTACCTGCTACACCCTTCACCCAG GAGCCATCAACTCTGAACTGTTTCGCAATGTCAGCAAGGTGTTCATGATTCTGATGAAGCCTTTCCTCATGTTCTTCTTCAAGGACACTGTGGCGGGGTCTCAGACCACCCTACACTGTGCCCTGCAGGAGGGCCTGGAGCCCCTCTCTGGATGCTACTTTTCTAACTGTACAGTCAGGAACCTCTATGCTAAGGCCAGAGACAATGCGGTGGCCAAGAAGCTATGGGAAGTCAGTGAGAGTCTGAGTGGCCTATCCTCTTAA
- the LOC135546558 gene encoding PHD finger protein 12-like codes for MWDKMETPTIVYDLDTSGGLMEQIQTLLAPPKSEDGEKRNRRSERDVRRKSRATNHDICDSCHEGGDLLCCDHCPAAFHLQCCNPPLSEEMLPPGDWMCHRCNVRRKKREQKAGPTNGLLERERPLSKRSPPPAAELERGTTTITTTTLRLDRLPPGVGAAGPGLRVAAVHLERLEHLERRASSRPGTPTSNTSFTDTATPSEEQNEADEMAKAEEVVVETLCSEPEQATATHTPTPRLLKRPFQLLIAAAMERNPSQFQLPNELTCTTALPGSSKRRRKEELIMKTFRRPQHEMDPNGLVPLPVRVCFSCTRNCRMAPLVQCDYCPLLFHMDCLDPPLTAMPTGRWMCPNHMEHLVLNRRSLSLTSRCKLLDQFQDRVSQHAVKVDFLRWVHRQNPPVRSGVNHKTKTLKVPDAIKSQYKNPPVMLAPAAVRNGELICNGIPNQDCSPQHFTSQAEQQEWLRDVMALQCSIMRHLSGKQKSSSDWDSEQTDIKPCVALENSSTLPLAERTASALPAPCSKPCNTSDGPQGAPVLKELSQCQESCCCTVRPCLKCRKHNGPLTEQPVQANGPLACDAASRACRQTELQLHILNPLASLPISALGLPNPLRRGVVVKTERGSPLESCTQKGCSPSTCAATGQDVKSQAYGTPPGKAGAQATPLSCFSELKLGPSPNLGVHVFTPPRAVKDSSTARQPTTTPPCFSLGPDLKGSSMFPSSLSTSIADLSGGMKAMMEGDGEMEMSNLDEELVKLLAWQRIQQLFPPKAPLTPQGSGLTAPPTISVALKPQSPAPRTEEEPKVQARATFYPLMGKGGAISMSYRTLYIGAGADMDVCLTNYGHCNYVSGKHACIFYDGNTKHYELLNYSEHGTTVDNVLYSCDFSEKASPSPVSGLVSKVQGIVRHCKMREQEEGAEAGPGPRTGLMPSGGVMSCQPQGGPRLSCNCKASSSSLIGGSGAGWEGTALLHHGSYIKLGCMQFVFSIVEFTSKQPKEEGTTGTANTTPSQEEADKQTIKLHQVHLGSIAQTLSFSPLCSQT; via the exons ATGTGGGACAAAATGGAGACGCCAACGATTGTATACGACTTGGATACCTCTGGGGGCTTAATGGAG CAAATTCAAACACTGCTCGCACCCCCCAAGTCAGAGGATGGCGAAAAGAGGAATCGGAGGAGTGAAAGGGACGTTCGGAGAAAGAGCAGGGCCACCAACCACGACATCTGTGATAGTTGTCATGAGGGAGGGGATCTTCTGTGTTGTGACCATTGTCCTGCCGCCTTCCATCTACAATGTTG TAACCCACCATTGAGTGAAGAAATGCTGCCTCCTGGTGACTGGATGTGTCATCGCTGCAACGTACGGAGAAAG AAGCGGGAGCAGAAGGCTGGGCCGACAAATGGcctgctggagagggagaggcccCTCTCCAAGCgctcccccccccccgcagctgaACTGGAGCGGggcaccaccaccattactaccactacgTTGCGCCTGGACAGGCTGCCCCCCGGGGTCGGAGCAGCAGGACCCGGACTGCGGGTGGCTGCTGTACATCTGGAGCGTCTGGAGCACCTTGAGCGGCGGGCCAGCAGCCGACCGGGCACGCCAACATCCAACACCTCCTTCACGGACACGGCCACCCCCTCGGAGGAGCAGAACGAGGCTGACGAGATGGCCAAGgcagaggaggtggtggtggagaccCTGTGCTCGGAACCTGAGCAAGCCACCGCCACCCATACCCCCACACCACGGCTCCTCAAGAGGCCCTTTCAGCTGCTCATTGCCGCTGCAATGGAGAGGAACCCCTCGCAGTTCCAGCTGCCCAACGAGCTCACTTGCACCACAGCACTGCCAGGCAGCAGTAAacggaggaggaaagaggagctgATCATGAAGACTTTCAGGAGGCCACAGCATGAGATGGACCCCAACGGCCTCGTTCCTCTGCCAGTCAGGGTGTGCTTCTCCTGCACCAG GAACTGCAGAATGGCCCCCCTGGTTCAGTGTGACTATTGCCCCCTGCTCTTCCACATGGACTGCCTGGACCCCCCACTCACTGCCATGCCCACAGGCAGGTGGATGTGCCCCAACCATATGGAGCACTTGGTG CTGAACCGGCGGAGCCTGTCCCTTACCAGCCGTTGCAAGCTCTTAGACCAGTTCCAGGACAGAGTATCCCAGCATGCAGTCAAGGTGGACTTCCTGCGATGGGTCCACCGACAGAACCCGCCTGTCCGCAGCGGTGTCAACCACAAGACGAAGACGCTCAAG GTACCCGACGCTATTAAGTCCCAGTACAAGAACCCCCCGGTCATGTTGGCTCCTGCAGCGGTGCGTAACGGGGAGCTGATCTGTAATGGCATCCCAAACCAGGACTGCTCCCCTCAGCATTTTACCAGCCAGGCGGAGCAACAGGAG TGGCTTAGAGACGTCATGGCGCTCCAGTGCAGCATCATGCGACATTTATCTGGCAAGCAGAAGTCCTCGTCAGACTGGGATTCTGAACAGACAGACATTAAGCCCTGTGTGGCTTTAGAGAACAGCAGCACTCTGCCCCTTGCAGAAAGGACAGCTTCTGCCCTGCCTGCCCCCTGCTCTAAGCCCTGCAATACATCTGATGGCCCCCAGGGAGCACCTGTATTGAAGGAACTCTCGCAGTGCCAGGAGAGCTGCTGCTGCACGGTGAGGCCCTGTTTGAAGTGCAGGAAACACAACGGACCCCTGACGGAACAGCCTGTACAAGCCAACGGGCCGTTAGCGTGTGACGCTGCCTCACGtgcctgcagacagacagagctccaGCTGCACATACTCAACCCCCTAGCCTCACTCCCAATCTCTGCTCTGGGGCTGCCCAATCCCCTGAGAAGAGGGGTTGTGGTTAAAACGGAGAGGGGCAGCCCCCTGGAGTCTTGCACCCAGAAAGGTTGTTCCCCTTCGACGTGTGCAGCTACAGGGCAGGATGTCAAGAGTCAGGCCTACGGGACTCCTCCAGGCAAGGCAGGGGCTCAGGCCACCCCTCTGAGCTGCTTCAGTGAGCTGAAGCTCGGCCCCAGCCCCAACCTGGGTGTCCATGTCTTTACCCCACCCAGAGCCGTTAAAGACTCCAGCACGGCAAGACAGCCCACCACCACACCTCCCTGTTTCTCCTTAGGGCCAGATCTAAAGGGCAGCTCCATGTTCCCCagctccctctccacctccatagCAGACCTGTCTGGTGGCATGAAGGCCATGATGGAAGGGGATGGGG AGATGGAGATGAGTAACCTGGATGAGGAGTTGGTCAAACTCCTGGCCTGGCAGAGGATACAGCAGCTGTTTCCCCCCAAAGCGCCCCTAACCCCCCAAGGCAGCGGTCTAACCGCTCCTCCCACCATCAGCGTCGCCCTCAAACCTCAGTCTCCCGCACCACGCACAGAGG AAGAACCGAAGGTGCAGGCGAGAGCAACATTCTATCCACTCATGGGGAAGGGAGGAGCCATCAGCATGTCTTATAGGACCCTGTACATAGGAGCTG GTGCTGACATGGATGTGTGCCTTACAAACTATGGTCATTGTAATTATGTATCTGGAAAACACGCCTGCATCTTTTACGACGGG AACACCAAGCACTATGAGCTGCTCAACTACAGTGAGCATGGGACCACGGTGGACAACGTACTCTACTCCTGTGACTTCTCTGAGAAGGCCTCCCCCAGCCCGGTTAGTGGCCTGGTGTCCAAAGTGCAGGGCATTGTCC GCCATTGTAAgatgagagagcaggaggagggggctgaggcAGGGCCCGGCCCCAGGACTGGCCTGATGCCATCAGGAGGAGTGATGAGTTGCCAGCCCCAGGGAGGACCCAGGCTCTCCTGCAACTGTAAGGCCAGCAGTTCCAGCCTGATTGGTGGCAGCGGGGCTGGCTGGGAGGGCACAGCGCTGCTCCACCACGGCAGCTACATCAAACTGGGCTGCATGCAGTTTGTCTTCAGCATTGTTGAGTTCACCAGCAAGCAGCCCAAAGAAGAGGGAACCACTGGCACCGCCAATACCACCCCCAGCCAAGAGGAGGCAGACAAACAGACGATCAAGCTCCACCAAGTGCACCTTGGTTCCATAGCCCAAACTCTCTCTTTTTCACCTCTTTGCAGTCAAACCTAA